The nucleotide sequence CGTCGCAGCAATCCTCGATCAGCCACAGGCCGTACTTGTCGCACAGCGCTCGGACCACGCCGAGGTCAAACGGGTTACCCAGAGTATGGGCCAGCATGATCGCCTTGGTCTTCGGCCCGATAGCCGCTTCGATCTTGGCTGGGTCGATGTTGTAGGTCGCCAATTCGACGTCGACGAAGACCGGCACTGCGCCGAACTGTAGGATCGGGTTGACCGTGGTGGGAAAGCCGGCAGCTACGCCGATCACTTCATCACCGGGCTTGATCGCCCGCTCGCCAAGACGCGGCGAGGTCAATGCGGAGAAGGCCAGCAGGTTGGCCGAAGAGCCCGAGTTGGTGGTGAGCACGCAACGGCGACCTAGGTACTTGGCCAGGCGTTTTTCAAACGCCTCGTTGAATCGTCCGGTGGTCAGCCAGCCATCCAGAACGGCCTCGGTCATTGACTGCAGCTCACCGGCGCCAATCACCTTGCCGGACGGCGGGACCGCACTCGCCCCCGCAACAAATGGCTTGGGCGCCATTTGCAGTTCGGCGTAACGCCCGACCAGCTCGGCAATCTGTTGGCGCAACTGCTGCGCAGTGCTGTCACTCATTCGGTTTCGCCTTGATGAACCGCGATCTGTTCGCGTGTAACGATGTTCATGTCGCGGCCATTCTGCCAGGCCAGCTGCCAGTCCAGGGTGTGCTGCAGGGTGTCGTCCAGCGACCAGCGCGGCGACCAGCCCAGCAGTTGCCGCGCCTTGCTAGAGTCCAGCGCCAGCAAGCCGGCTTCATGCGGTTGGGAATCCGCGGACGCCGACCAGCGTGCCTCGCCCGGCCAGCGCTCAGCGAGGCGACGGACGACTTCGCCAACGGTAGCCAGCCCTGCACTGTCCGGACCGAAGTTCCAGGCGCTGGCGTGAGCCTGCGGATCACTCAGCAGACCTTGCGCAAGTTGCAGATAGCCCATCAGCGGATCGAGCACATGCTGCCAGGGACGCGTCGCCTGGGGATAACGCAGGATCACCTCGCGACCTTCCTGCCAGGCGCGGAAAATGTCCGGTATCAGACGCTCGGACGACCAGTCACCACCACCCAGTACGTTGCCGGCACGCGCGGTCGCCAATGCCACGCCGGATGCACGCAGGAAGGAGTCCCGGTAACTCGCACACAGCAGTTCGACGCAGGCCTTGCTGTTGCTGTAAGGGTCGAACCCGCCCAGTACATCCTGCTCCCGGTAAGGCCAGACCCATTCGTGATTTTCGTAGCACTTGTCGGTAGTCACCACCAGCACGGCGCGTACCGACGGTGTGGCGCGTACCGCTTCCAGCAGGTTGACCGTGCCCATCACGTTGGTGGCATAGGTTTGCGCCGGCTCCCGATACGATTCGCGCACCAGCGGCTGGGCGGCAAGATGCAGCACGACCTCCGGCTCGAAGTTTCGCAGGGCAACGGTCAGCGCCGTTGCATCGCGGATGTCGGCTAGATCGCCGGCGATCTGCCGTTCAAGTTGAGCGACATCCCACAGCGCCGGGGTGGTCGCAGCCGGTAATGCATAGCCACGCAGATCGGCACCCAGCTGGCGCAGCCACAGGGCCAGCCAGCCACCCTTGAAGCCGGTGTGGCCAGTCAGCAGCACCTTGCGTCCGCGCCAGAAGTCCGGGCTCAACGCCACAGTTGCCACTCCGCCTCGCCACTTTTCCAGCGCTCTTCAAGCAGCACACGATCACGCAGGGTGTCCATGGGTTGCCAGAAGCCGCGATGCAGGTGGCTCATCAGCTGACCCTCACTGGCGAGGGTGCGCATCGGCTCCAGCTCCCAGGTGGTGGCGTCGTCTTCGATGTAGTCGATCACGGCAGGTTCGAGGACGAAGAAGCCGCCGTTGATCCAGCCACCATCGCCCAGAGGCTTTTCCTGAAAGCCGCTCACCTGCTGCCCTTGCACATCCAGAGCACCGTAGCGGCCGGGCGGCTGCACCGCCGTCACCGTGGCGAGTTTGCCGTGCTGTTTGTGAAAGGCAATCAGGGCAGGAATGTCGATATCGGACACACCGTCGCCGTAGGTGAAGCAGAAGGCTTCATCGCCCAGATACTCGCGAACGCGCTTGAGACGACCACCAGTGCCCGTGGCCTCACCGGTGTCGACCAGAGTCACGCGCCAAGGCTCGGCATGGCGTTGATGAATATGCATGCGATTTTCGGCCATATCGAAGGTTACGTCCGACATGTGCAGGAAGTAGTTGGCGAAGTACTCCTTGATCACATAGCCCTTGTAACCCAGACAGATCACGAAGTCGTTGATCCCGTAGTGGGAGTAGATCTTCATGATGTGCCAGATGATCGGCTTGCCACCGATCTCGATCATCGGTTTAGGCCTGAGATGGGACTCTTCGCTGATCCGCGTCCCCAGGCCACCGGCCAAGATTACTGCCTTCATCCTAACAACCTGCCTTATCCGGTTGGTCAATTCTCTGACACTGAATCGTTGTAGAGCAAAAGACAAGCCAAGCAGGGTCAAGATTACGCATTTACGGTTATAAAGTCAGCGCAAGCCATTGATACTAATCAAAGAAATCACACAGCTCGGAAATGGAACATGAGGCATCACGGGGCCGGGCATGTGTTACCTGGGTACTTGGCGCTTGAGTTTGCCGGCGCTCAAAGGCGCCTGACCGCTCAAATCTTGTTGAACAGATTCAGCTGCG is from Pseudomonas sp. PDM14 and encodes:
- the rfbG gene encoding CDP-glucose 4,6-dehydratase encodes the protein MALSPDFWRGRKVLLTGHTGFKGGWLALWLRQLGADLRGYALPAATTPALWDVAQLERQIAGDLADIRDATALTVALRNFEPEVVLHLAAQPLVRESYREPAQTYATNVMGTVNLLEAVRATPSVRAVLVVTTDKCYENHEWVWPYREQDVLGGFDPYSNSKACVELLCASYRDSFLRASGVALATARAGNVLGGGDWSSERLIPDIFRAWQEGREVILRYPQATRPWQHVLDPLMGYLQLAQGLLSDPQAHASAWNFGPDSAGLATVGEVVRRLAERWPGEARWSASADSQPHEAGLLALDSSKARQLLGWSPRWSLDDTLQHTLDWQLAWQNGRDMNIVTREQIAVHQGETE
- the rfbF gene encoding glucose-1-phosphate cytidylyltransferase, with product MKAVILAGGLGTRISEESHLRPKPMIEIGGKPIIWHIMKIYSHYGINDFVICLGYKGYVIKEYFANYFLHMSDVTFDMAENRMHIHQRHAEPWRVTLVDTGEATGTGGRLKRVREYLGDEAFCFTYGDGVSDIDIPALIAFHKQHGKLATVTAVQPPGRYGALDVQGQQVSGFQEKPLGDGGWINGGFFVLEPAVIDYIEDDATTWELEPMRTLASEGQLMSHLHRGFWQPMDTLRDRVLLEERWKSGEAEWQLWR